A window from Saprospiraceae bacterium encodes these proteins:
- a CDS encoding LytTR family transcriptional regulator: MKFSSRSVIIWVAILSGGFYTFQLIKDYFESEMQGYSYYFSESALFSIVWLVFIPITYGIWKREWFNLSKNWILIVIPLLTLGHIFFYALLIWFISGIFMNQPFIIFRNFKFGLLEYFLIISIIYFLIILLFKLFSSKDIISEVPASYTQNLVLTKNGSNDIIPVSGIISIHANTPYVQVVTNDKKYLDQTSLKELQQQLDPNIFIRVHKSAIINLQRVKSYTSRMNGDYDITMDNGIQVRMSRNYTQDFKKLVKQDASTS; encoded by the coding sequence ATGAAGTTTTCATCACGTTCCGTTATCATATGGGTTGCAATATTGTCAGGTGGATTTTACACATTCCAGTTGATTAAAGATTATTTTGAGTCTGAAATGCAAGGTTATAGTTATTATTTTTCAGAATCTGCCCTTTTTAGTATTGTTTGGTTGGTTTTTATACCCATAACTTATGGAATCTGGAAAAGGGAGTGGTTCAATTTGTCAAAAAATTGGATTTTGATAGTGATTCCGCTATTAACGCTGGGTCATATTTTTTTTTATGCACTTTTGATTTGGTTTATTTCAGGTATTTTCATGAATCAACCTTTTATCATTTTTCGAAATTTTAAGTTTGGTTTATTAGAATACTTTTTGATCATTTCGATTATATATTTTTTGATCATCTTATTATTCAAACTGTTTTCGTCCAAAGACATCATCTCTGAAGTACCTGCAAGTTATACTCAAAATCTAGTGCTTACAAAAAATGGCAGCAACGACATCATCCCTGTTTCCGGCATTATTTCAATTCATGCCAACACGCCGTATGTACAGGTAGTCACCAATGATAAAAAGTATCTTGATCAGACTTCATTGAAAGAACTTCAGCAACAACTGGATCCAAACATCTTTATTCGGGTACACAAATCTGCCATCATCAACCTTCAACGAGTTAAGTCTTATACTTCACGCATGAATGGCGACTATGACATCACTATGGATAATGGTATACAAGTCAGAATGAGCAGAAATTATACTCAGGATTTTAAAAAATTAGTAAAACAGGATGCTTCAACATCTTGA
- a CDS encoding TonB-dependent receptor, translating into MNKLKMWIILLIANISIVNICISQNTVKIQVSGACGMCKDRIEETATKVIGVNSADYNIKKQELKVETQSIFVKKELVDALLAVGHDADGQKAEDEAYEALHGCCHYRGDKVDVSGQNEHDHSEHDGHDHSAHDGHDHSVDDGHDHSTGTFSNIITGTVFERTEKGAMLPLIGANLRWLNNKSGTITDMNGKFELPFGKKKDYLVVSYVGYSPDTILIEKAGNISITISAPNVLDAIEIVHKKRSTEISYLETVKVHQISSKELLKAACCNLAESFDTTPAIDASSTDAVTGTRKIEMLGLAGPYVQITRENMPDVRGLAALQGLAYTPGPWIEGMQLNMGAGSVVNGYESITGQINVEIKKPCHDERLHLNAYASQAARLELNTVMKQEINEKWTTSSLLHLSNRAQRRDHNHDGFLDMPLGKQIGFVNRWKWSDGSGQEGQLGIKLTFMDNISGQTEFDPLTSLRNQVWGADMTTNRAEVWAKRGIVNLDKPYKTLGFQASAVYHDQKSQFGLRRYDGTQKSLYFNMIYQSIINNTDHQVRMGTSFQYDNFHETVATKHFKRNELVPGIFGEYTYKGSEKFSLLLGGRADYHNNFGLFFTPRLNIRYAPDQSTVFRIAAGRGQKTASIFSENIGVFASNREIIVEGTGNDKTPYGLNAEVAWNLGFSATKEIKLGKRLLSLSLDLNRIDFENQIVVDLDRSARQVVFYNLRGKSYSNSMQVQTEIDIFTWLDLRLAYRYNDVQTTYGEQLLQKPLISPERAFANVAIDAGKGWMIDYTINRLSSVRIPSTLANDEKHRWPDASPSYFLSNAQVSKKWKNNFEVYVGGENIFDYRLDHPIISAHAPFSQYFDSSLAWGPIMGVNIYAGVRYSLK; encoded by the coding sequence ATGAATAAATTAAAAATGTGGATCATTTTATTGATCGCAAATATATCAATAGTCAATATTTGTATTAGTCAGAATACAGTCAAAATACAAGTCAGCGGGGCTTGTGGGATGTGTAAGGACAGAATTGAAGAGACCGCTACTAAAGTGATAGGTGTCAACTCGGCAGATTATAATATTAAAAAACAGGAGTTGAAGGTCGAAACACAATCCATTTTTGTAAAAAAAGAACTTGTAGATGCATTGCTTGCCGTAGGACATGACGCTGACGGACAAAAGGCAGAAGATGAAGCATATGAAGCACTACATGGGTGTTGTCACTATCGCGGTGATAAAGTGGATGTATCCGGTCAAAATGAACACGACCACTCGGAGCATGATGGGCATGACCACTCAGCTCATGATGGGCATGATCATTCAGTGGATGATGGGCACGACCACAGTACAGGCACTTTCAGTAATATCATTACAGGAACTGTTTTCGAACGAACAGAAAAGGGTGCTATGCTGCCTTTGATAGGAGCTAACTTGAGATGGCTCAATAATAAATCCGGAACCATAACCGATATGAACGGTAAGTTTGAGTTGCCATTTGGGAAAAAGAAAGATTATCTTGTGGTTTCCTACGTTGGTTATAGTCCTGATACTATTCTCATAGAAAAAGCCGGAAATATCAGCATTACCATCAGTGCTCCAAACGTGCTGGACGCCATAGAAATCGTCCACAAAAAAAGAAGTACAGAAATATCCTACCTTGAGACTGTAAAAGTGCATCAAATCTCAAGTAAGGAATTGCTAAAGGCAGCTTGCTGCAATCTGGCAGAAAGCTTTGATACCACTCCTGCAATAGATGCTTCTTCAACCGATGCTGTCACAGGCACGAGAAAAATTGAAATGCTTGGCCTCGCCGGCCCTTATGTACAGATCACACGCGAAAACATGCCTGACGTACGAGGACTGGCGGCACTCCAGGGTCTGGCATATACTCCTGGTCCATGGATAGAAGGAATGCAGCTCAATATGGGTGCAGGATCAGTGGTCAATGGCTACGAAAGCATCACCGGTCAGATCAACGTGGAGATCAAAAAACCGTGTCACGATGAGAGATTACATCTGAATGCCTATGCAAGTCAGGCCGCAAGGCTTGAACTCAATACCGTGATGAAGCAGGAGATCAATGAAAAATGGACTACCTCATCATTGCTCCACTTGTCCAACCGGGCTCAAAGGAGAGACCATAATCATGATGGATTTTTGGATATGCCTTTAGGCAAACAAATCGGGTTTGTCAACCGCTGGAAATGGTCTGATGGCTCAGGTCAGGAAGGCCAGTTGGGAATAAAATTGACATTTATGGATAATATCAGCGGTCAGACAGAATTTGATCCGCTGACTTCTCTCAGAAATCAGGTCTGGGGAGCTGATATGACGACCAATCGTGCAGAAGTTTGGGCTAAGAGAGGTATCGTTAATCTGGACAAACCATATAAAACGCTGGGATTCCAAGCGTCAGCAGTATATCATGATCAAAAATCTCAATTTGGGCTAAGGAGGTATGATGGCACCCAAAAATCTTTGTATTTCAATATGATCTATCAAAGTATCATCAATAATACCGATCATCAGGTGAGAATGGGTACCAGTTTTCAATATGACAATTTTCATGAAACCGTAGCTACAAAACATTTTAAAAGAAATGAATTGGTACCAGGAATATTTGGAGAATATACCTACAAAGGATCAGAGAAATTTTCATTGCTTCTTGGTGGCCGCGCTGATTACCACAATAATTTTGGCTTATTTTTTACTCCTCGTCTGAATATAAGGTATGCTCCTGACCAATCCACGGTATTCCGGATCGCAGCCGGAAGAGGGCAAAAAACAGCGAGTATTTTTTCAGAAAATATCGGTGTATTTGCCAGCAACAGAGAGATCATAGTTGAAGGCACAGGAAACGATAAGACCCCTTATGGACTAAATGCTGAGGTAGCCTGGAATCTGGGTTTCAGTGCTACTAAAGAAATAAAGCTTGGTAAAAGACTTTTGAGCCTGTCATTGGACCTCAACAGAATAGATTTTGAAAATCAGATCGTAGTCGATCTTGACAGAAGTGCCAGACAGGTTGTATTTTACAATCTCAGGGGCAAATCCTATTCCAATAGTATGCAAGTTCAGACCGAAATAGACATCTTCACTTGGCTGGATCTAAGACTTGCCTACAGATACAACGATGTTCAAACTACCTATGGCGAACAACTCTTGCAAAAGCCATTGATATCACCAGAAAGAGCATTTGCCAACGTGGCCATAGATGCCGGGAAAGGGTGGATGATAGATTATACCATCAACAGGTTGAGTTCGGTAAGAATTCCTTCTACATTAGCGAATGACGAAAAACACAGATGGCCTGACGCATCACCATCTTATTTTCTCAGCAACGCTCAGGTAAGTAAAAAGTGGAAGAACAACTTTGAAGTCTACGTCGGAGGTGAAAACATCTTTGATTACAGACTGGATCACCCTATCATCTCAGCACATGCGCCTTTCAGCCAGTATTTTGATAGTTCACTGGCATGGGGACCTATCATGGGAGTCAATATCTATGCGGGAGTGCGGTATAGTTTGAAATAA
- a CDS encoding transposase gives MTKRKLTSVFKSKVVLEALSERYSLSELAQRHQVAPTQISTWKKEFLSNASVVFEKVPPRPQNLCQRIGMNY, from the coding sequence ATGACAAAGAGAAAATTAACATCAGTATTTAAGAGCAAGGTGGTTTTAGAGGCTCTTAGTGAGCGATACAGCTTATCTGAGTTAGCTCAAAGACATCAGGTTGCACCTACTCAAATTTCGACATGGAAGAAAGAATTTCTGAGTAACGCATCGGTGGTTTTCGAAAAAGTACCTCCAAGACCACAGAATCTGTGCCAACGGATCGGGATGAACTATTAA
- a CDS encoding DUF4833 domain-containing protein translates to MFFVQSEQFKVVSQGQDGRPDNYPIIEPYPELLFYIQRNQNFNTVIYEINQLPGGILNLNEPMKISWVYFEDNNTRKIQEINPIQKKLAYGYRHKLISNEMIDFKFVSYDGMTFYLAKNDHDQFSVFTKFKNEFIELDHIYVYAEDLGVFPQVKFVEFFGKSKSGLFYNKLVLD, encoded by the coding sequence ATGTTTTTTGTCCAATCTGAGCAATTCAAAGTAGTCAGTCAAGGCCAGGATGGCAGACCAGACAATTATCCTATTATCGAACCATATCCGGAATTATTATTTTATATTCAGAGAAATCAAAATTTCAACACAGTCATTTATGAAATAAATCAGCTACCTGGAGGAATACTCAATCTTAATGAACCAATGAAGATTAGTTGGGTATATTTTGAAGATAATAACACCAGGAAAATTCAGGAAATCAACCCGATACAAAAGAAGTTAGCCTACGGATACCGGCACAAGCTGATCAGTAATGAGATGATAGATTTTAAGTTTGTATCATATGACGGTATGACGTTTTATTTAGCCAAAAATGATCATGATCAATTCTCCGTATTCACTAAATTCAAAAATGAGTTTATTGAGCTTGATCACATTTATGTTTATGCTGAAGATCTGGGTGTTTTCCCACAGGTAAAATTTGTTGAGTTCTTTGGAAAAAGCAAGTCAGGATTATTTTACAATAAATTAGTTTTGGATTAA
- a CDS encoding DUF3421 domain-containing protein has protein sequence MKTTKRLIKCTFSVLLMILSYSEVSSQWVKFNGSLPAGAFLAGKDGDGTELYIARAYHVNGTHIGKYRKGASNAFIPWGGVEHSKTDFEIFTGTGSWSSTSGTLPPNAISGGNQEGKTFYIARANMAGNWHPGKATFDGKTLKAWIPYGGKEHVVTSFDVLMNDSISGGINTTSTKVLTHGLYKIKNVNSGKYIGVPGGNRNESRVIQWSDVGQLDIVWNYTINNYGNGFCNVQTDNTLSSTNNNVAHLGWPRNEEESVYDVLTVGNAFVILHKKSKKIVGVENSSSNDGAILKLFDYVASPSKNCLWNFEPFIFDNIEVVVKTGGDDLRGGNEAFLQIDGTKFSLNNKAGWGNNTSKTIRITPCKITANSSLSLIYDGSPRSGNPFDSYDNWNQDYILIRAYSKSGQAKVLYESSEKTRFTGDKRSRGLGIPFLCTTVIPG, from the coding sequence ATGAAAACAACAAAAAGATTAATTAAATGCACATTTAGTGTTTTGCTAATGATTCTTTCATATTCTGAAGTTTCATCTCAATGGGTAAAATTTAATGGTAGTTTGCCGGCTGGAGCATTTTTGGCAGGTAAAGATGGTGATGGTACCGAATTGTATATTGCAAGGGCATACCATGTAAATGGAACCCATATTGGGAAATACCGGAAAGGAGCTAGCAATGCATTCATTCCTTGGGGTGGTGTAGAGCATTCTAAAACTGATTTTGAAATTTTCACTGGTACAGGATCGTGGTCATCTACGAGTGGAACTCTGCCGCCAAATGCTATATCTGGAGGAAACCAAGAAGGCAAGACTTTTTACATTGCACGAGCAAATATGGCTGGAAATTGGCATCCTGGTAAAGCTACTTTTGATGGTAAAACTTTGAAAGCTTGGATTCCTTATGGTGGTAAGGAGCATGTAGTTACAAGTTTTGATGTTCTCATGAATGATAGCATATCGGGAGGAATAAATACGACATCTACAAAAGTGCTTACTCATGGACTCTATAAAATAAAAAATGTAAATAGTGGGAAATATATTGGAGTGCCAGGCGGAAATCGAAATGAAAGTAGAGTGATCCAATGGAGTGATGTAGGGCAATTAGACATTGTTTGGAATTATACAATTAATAATTATGGAAATGGTTTTTGTAATGTACAGACAGATAATACATTAAGCAGTACAAATAATAATGTCGCTCATCTGGGATGGCCAAGAAATGAAGAAGAATCTGTTTATGATGTTTTAACAGTCGGCAATGCGTTTGTGATTTTGCATAAAAAGTCAAAGAAAATAGTAGGTGTTGAAAATAGTAGCAGTAACGATGGTGCAATTTTGAAACTATTTGACTACGTAGCTTCACCAAGTAAAAACTGCCTTTGGAATTTTGAGCCTTTTATTTTTGACAATATTGAGGTTGTAGTAAAAACAGGCGGCGATGATTTAAGAGGAGGTAACGAAGCGTTCTTACAAATTGATGGTACCAAATTTTCTTTGAATAACAAAGCAGGATGGGGCAATAATACAAGTAAGACAATAAGAATTACGCCATGCAAAATCACAGCAAATTCATCATTGAGTTTGATTTATGATGGAAGCCCAAGAAGCGGAAATCCTTTTGACTCCTATGATAATTGGAATCAAGATTATATCCTTATTCGCGCATACTCAAAATCTGGGCAAGCCAAAGTGTTGTATGAATCCAGTGAAAAAACTCGATTTACCGGTGACAAAAGATCACGGGGTTTAGGTATACCTTTCTTGTGTACTACGGTCATTCCTGGCTAA
- a CDS encoding aminopeptidase, translated as MNILQKYAHLLVHYCLEIKPGEKLYITTTTLAEPLLREVYREAIHVGAYVEYHMSFKDQNSIFISEANDDQLDYIYPAYKEIMATFDAYLVIRAPYDVREDQGNDPQKTARRQKALFVVNQIYTERIADRSLKRCLCQYPTRTAAQEAGMSLEEYQDFVYNACHLSAENPAAEWRKVGEMQQGVTDYLNHCDQIRYINKRSDISFSVKGRTWINSDGKANMPSGEVFTGPIENSVNGFIYFNYPIVYMGHEVEGVTLEVQNGRVEKWNAGKGQLFLDEIFKIDGARYFGEVAIGTNYNINKITKNILFDEKIGGSVHMAIGQSYKQTGGVNQSPIHWDMITDMQDGGEIWADGKLIYQNGQFLI; from the coding sequence ATGAATATCCTCCAAAAATACGCTCATCTTCTCGTACACTACTGTCTTGAAATTAAACCAGGAGAAAAATTGTATATCACTACCACAACTTTGGCGGAACCACTGCTTAGGGAAGTCTACAGAGAGGCCATACATGTAGGGGCATATGTAGAGTATCACATGAGTTTCAAAGACCAAAACAGCATTTTTATATCTGAAGCCAATGATGATCAACTGGACTACATCTATCCTGCTTATAAAGAAATAATGGCAACCTTTGATGCATATCTGGTCATCAGAGCACCATATGATGTAAGGGAAGATCAAGGTAATGACCCTCAAAAAACAGCAAGAAGGCAGAAAGCATTATTTGTAGTCAATCAAATATATACTGAAAGAATTGCTGATCGGAGTCTAAAGAGATGTCTGTGTCAATATCCCACCCGGACAGCGGCACAAGAGGCTGGTATGAGCCTGGAAGAGTATCAGGATTTTGTGTATAATGCATGTCACTTATCAGCTGAGAATCCTGCTGCAGAATGGAGGAAGGTCGGAGAAATGCAGCAAGGTGTCACTGATTATCTCAATCATTGTGATCAGATCAGGTATATCAACAAAAGATCAGACATCAGTTTTAGTGTCAAAGGAAGAACGTGGATCAACTCAGACGGAAAAGCCAATATGCCAAGCGGTGAAGTGTTTACCGGACCTATCGAAAACTCTGTAAATGGCTTTATTTATTTTAACTATCCTATCGTCTATATGGGGCATGAGGTGGAAGGGGTCACTCTGGAAGTGCAAAACGGAAGAGTTGAAAAGTGGAACGCCGGGAAGGGGCAACTTTTTCTTGATGAAATATTTAAAATAGACGGTGCAAGATATTTTGGTGAAGTAGCCATAGGCACCAATTACAACATCAATAAGATCACAAAAAATATATTATTTGACGAAAAAATTGGCGGTTCTGTGCACATGGCAATAGGGCAGTCGTACAAGCAGACCGGAGGCGTAAACCAGTCACCTATACATTGGGACATGATCACTGACATGCAGGATGGTGGAGAGATATGGGCTGATGGAAAATTAATTTACCAAAATGGACAATTTTTGATATAA
- a CDS encoding IS3 family transposase has product MLPLIQKDHPGISISHQCKLLGINRSTYYYTPIAEAALNLELMRLMDEHYLLHPYKGVPRMYIWLKMDKGYQINIKRIERLYYNLMGLRAIVPGPHTSKRHPEHAVYPYLLRNVEITNPNQVWATDITYIPMLYGYLYLMAVIDVHSRFILSWDISNTMDATWCAGLVQNSITRWGIPQIINTDQGSQFTAAEFTATVLDNGIKLSMDGKGRAIDNIFIERFWRTLKYEHVYLNPTSDGKELYKGIDTYMNYYNMERRHESLNYCTPYSQYQQKNK; this is encoded by the coding sequence ATGCTGCCATTAATTCAAAAGGATCATCCCGGGATAAGTATTTCGCACCAGTGCAAATTGCTTGGTATAAACCGAAGTACTTACTATTATACTCCAATAGCGGAAGCTGCACTGAATCTGGAGCTCATGCGGCTCATGGATGAGCACTATCTGCTGCATCCATACAAAGGCGTGCCACGGATGTATATATGGCTGAAGATGGACAAAGGCTACCAGATCAATATAAAACGAATAGAACGTCTGTATTATAATCTGATGGGACTTAGAGCCATAGTACCAGGTCCACATACTTCGAAACGGCATCCTGAACATGCTGTGTATCCCTATTTGCTTAGGAATGTGGAAATTACCAATCCTAATCAAGTATGGGCTACCGACATCACTTATATCCCGATGCTGTACGGTTATTTGTATCTGATGGCCGTTATAGATGTGCACAGTCGCTTTATTTTAAGCTGGGATATATCCAACACGATGGATGCGACTTGGTGTGCTGGTCTAGTTCAGAATAGTATAACACGTTGGGGAATACCGCAAATAATTAATACAGATCAGGGGTCACAGTTTACGGCTGCTGAGTTCACTGCCACGGTACTGGACAATGGTATCAAACTGAGTATGGATGGCAAAGGCAGGGCCATAGACAACATCTTTATAGAGCGATTCTGGCGGACACTAAAGTATGAACACGTGTATTTGAATCCGACAAGTGATGGGAAGGAATTATATAAAGGAATTGATACATATATGAATTATTACAATATGGAAAGAAGGCATGAGTCATTAAACTATTGCACACCTTATTCACAATACCAACAAAAAAACAAATAA
- a CDS encoding cation:dicarboxylase symporter family transporter, giving the protein MKRLLTNLTFWVLTAITIGILLGHFAPEIALKQIMANDWKAHFMGQELKVGKTLSEFFGSGFISVVKIFINPIIFLTITLGIVSMGDLKKVGKIGAKALIYFEVVTTLALIIGVVIAHFIRPGVGVDGAPASSQDVSTYTAKAQGFDWWKFFMDNTTLQVLIIALVLGVVLSKVKNNQKIIEWLTIASKYVFRGLHRVMLFAPIGAFGGMAFTIGKYGIHTLFPLAKLMITVYATMAVFIFVILWYILKYYNVRLWGFLKYIREELLIVLGTSSSESALPNLMEKLERVGCSKSVVGLVVPTGYSFNLDGTTIYLSMAIIFLAQVYGIELSVGQMLSIIGILMVTSKGAAGVTGSGFIVLASTLTALNGVIPVEGLAMLLGVDRFMSEARSITNFIGNGVATIWIANNEREFDRTKMDYAFGHVEESEDILLDNLGD; this is encoded by the coding sequence ATGAAGCGTCTGCTAACAAATCTTACATTTTGGGTATTGACAGCCATTACCATAGGTATCTTGCTTGGACATTTTGCCCCGGAGATAGCACTCAAACAAATCATGGCCAATGACTGGAAAGCTCATTTTATGGGTCAGGAACTCAAGGTGGGAAAAACATTGAGTGAATTTTTTGGGAGTGGCTTTATCTCAGTAGTAAAAATATTTATCAATCCCATCATTTTTCTTACTATTACTTTAGGCATCGTATCGATGGGAGACCTGAAAAAAGTAGGAAAAATCGGGGCTAAGGCATTGATATATTTTGAAGTAGTGACCACACTTGCGCTTATCATAGGTGTAGTCATAGCTCATTTTATCAGACCGGGAGTGGGTGTAGACGGTGCTCCGGCATCAAGTCAGGATGTTAGTACTTATACGGCAAAAGCACAGGGCTTTGACTGGTGGAAATTTTTTATGGACAATACTACCTTGCAGGTACTCATCATAGCTTTGGTATTAGGTGTGGTATTGAGTAAGGTGAAAAATAATCAAAAAATCATAGAATGGCTTACCATTGCTTCAAAGTACGTGTTCAGAGGCTTGCATCGGGTGATGCTTTTTGCACCAATTGGGGCATTTGGAGGTATGGCATTTACCATCGGAAAATATGGTATTCATACGCTTTTCCCACTTGCAAAACTGATGATCACTGTATACGCCACTATGGCTGTTTTTATATTTGTGATACTATGGTACATTCTGAAATATTATAATGTGAGACTTTGGGGATTTCTGAAATATATCCGTGAAGAATTACTTATCGTACTGGGTACCTCATCATCGGAGTCTGCATTGCCAAACCTGATGGAAAAACTGGAGCGTGTGGGTTGCTCAAAATCAGTCGTGGGACTCGTCGTGCCGACAGGATATTCTTTCAACCTTGATGGTACCACCATCTATCTGAGTATGGCTATCATCTTCTTAGCGCAGGTGTATGGTATAGAATTGTCTGTTGGTCAGATGCTGTCCATCATAGGCATCCTTATGGTGACTTCCAAAGGAGCTGCTGGTGTGACCGGAAGCGGATTTATCGTGCTGGCTTCTACACTTACGGCTCTTAATGGAGTGATACCGGTAGAAGGGCTGGCTATGCTGCTGGGTGTGGACAGATTTATGTCCGAGGCAAGATCTATCACCAACTTTATAGGGAATGGTGTAGCTACTATCTGGATTGCCAACAATGAGAGAGAGTTTGACAGGACGAAGATGGACTATGCCTTTGGTCATGTAGAAGAAAGCGAAGATATTTTATTGGACAATTTGGGGGATTGA
- a CDS encoding response regulator transcription factor, whose protein sequence is MLKIIIYEDSNSLRHAMIDLIRLDGKLQLTGSFSNCCNVESDIKAYKPDVVLMDINMPGMNGIEGLKVIKKFRPETHVIMFTVFEDDDKIFESLQNGAGGYVLKGTKPDRILESIHEILDGGAPISPQIAKKILSALPHSTKSENIPELTEREVEILNLISMGYSQKMVANHLNISINSVKTMISRVYQKLNVHSVTEAISKVFLKK, encoded by the coding sequence ATGCTTAAAATAATTATATATGAAGACTCCAACTCACTGAGGCATGCTATGATCGATTTGATCAGGTTAGATGGTAAATTGCAGTTGACTGGTAGTTTCTCCAACTGCTGTAACGTTGAGTCTGACATCAAAGCGTACAAGCCGGATGTAGTACTTATGGATATCAATATGCCAGGTATGAATGGCATAGAAGGACTCAAAGTGATTAAAAAATTCAGACCAGAAACCCATGTTATTATGTTTACCGTTTTTGAAGATGATGATAAAATTTTTGAGTCTCTTCAAAACGGGGCGGGAGGTTATGTACTAAAAGGCACAAAACCGGACAGAATTCTGGAGTCTATTCACGAAATTTTAGATGGTGGTGCACCAATCTCTCCTCAGATTGCAAAAAAAATACTGTCAGCACTGCCTCATTCGACAAAGTCTGAAAATATCCCTGAACTTACTGAAAGAGAAGTAGAAATTCTCAATCTGATTTCCATGGGTTATAGTCAGAAAATGGTGGCAAATCACCTCAACATCAGTATAAACTCAGTAAAAACCATGATCTCCCGGGTTTACCAAAAATTAAATGTACACTCCGTCACTGAGGCTATTTCAAAGGTGTTTCTTAAGAAATAA
- a CDS encoding GNAT family N-acetyltransferase: MKIEVDQNIFAELIKPSHAPLIFEMVDINRDHLRQWLPFVDRMQDVSFAENFVKGTISRNQTGTEFAFIIFYEDTPVGRIGIYKIDHLNKSGEIGYWLIPAAQSKGIIQKSANALIDYSFDHLGLHRIEIRCATENHKSQSIPEKLGFTKEGIIRDGEWLGDRFTDLVLYSLLKKDKS; the protein is encoded by the coding sequence ATGAAAATAGAAGTTGACCAAAATATTTTTGCTGAACTCATCAAACCATCGCATGCACCGCTCATATTTGAAATGGTGGATATTAACAGGGATCATCTCCGCCAATGGCTTCCGTTTGTGGACCGTATGCAAGACGTCTCATTTGCTGAAAACTTCGTAAAAGGTACTATCTCCCGCAATCAGACCGGTACAGAATTTGCTTTTATCATCTTTTATGAAGATACTCCGGTAGGTCGGATAGGTATTTATAAAATAGATCATTTGAATAAAAGCGGCGAAATAGGATATTGGCTGATACCTGCTGCACAGTCAAAAGGAATCATACAAAAATCAGCCAACGCATTGATTGATTATAGTTTTGACCATCTCGGGCTCCATCGTATAGAAATAAGATGTGCCACAGAAAACCATAAAAGTCAGTCTATACCTGAAAAGCTGGGATTTACCAAAGAAGGTATCATCAGAGATGGAGAATGGTTGGGAGACAGATTTACAGATTTAGTACTATATTCATTACTAAAAAAGGACAAAAGCTGA